From the genome of Candidatus Neomarinimicrobiota bacterium:
TGCTAGCGGGTATCGTCGTGAACAACGCCATTGTACTGGTAGACCGCATCAACCAGACGCGAGCCCAGGGGGTGGCGAAACAGGAGGCCATCATCCAAGCCGGTTGCCTCCGGCTGCGTCCCATCCTCATGACTACCTTGACAACGGTGCTGGGGCTCACGCCTCTGGCCTTGGGTCTTGGCGAGGGTGCCGAAGTCCGGGCCCCCATGGCTATCACAGTAATTGGAGGCCTCACTGTCTCGACGCTCCTGACTCTCCTGGTCATCCCCGTTATGTATTCGGTACTGGACAGAAAGAAGTATGCCGGGGCGGAGGCGAGGTCCAACCCATGAACCCATCGCACCGATTGAATTCCTTTAATTCGGACTCAGGGTTATGAGCATAACCGCCTTCTCTCTCCACCGGCCCGTCACCACCCTGATGGTGTTTGCCAGTCTGCTGCTCATCGGGGCCATCAGCAGCCGACTACTACCGCTGGCCTTTTTCCCCGATTTGGACTTTCCCGGCGTCTTCGTGACTATCCCCTACCCCGGGTCAACTCCCGAAGAGGTGGAACGCCTGATTACCCGTCCAGCCGAAGAGCTGCTTGCAACCATCAGCGGTGTCAAGCGCATGGTCTCAGATTCCCGTGAAAACGGTGCCGATATCCGGCTGGAGCTGGATTGGGGCGAGCGCACCATGACCAAAGCCCTGGAAGCGAAAGAGAAACTTGACGGCATACGCCACCTCCTGCCAGCGGACGTGGAGCGGATTTACGTCCAGCAGTTTTCCACCACCGACCAATCTATCCTCATGTTCCGAATCTCCAGCAACCGGGATCTCTCCAACTCCTACGACATGCTTAACCGCAACCTCAAGCGGCGGGTGGAACGGCTGGAGGGTGTCGGCAAGGTGGACCTGTATGGTGTTGAAAAGCGGGAAATCCGTATTGAACTGCTCCTTGACCGGGTTATGGCCCATAACGTGAACCTCCCCCGGCTTGTGGAAGACCTGCAGCGGAGCAACTTCATTGTGACAGCCGGGCGCATTACCGATACCGGGCGACGCTATCTGGTGCGACCCATCGGTGAGTTCACCACCCTCGAAGAGATTGGCGCGCTTACTGTGACGGGGACTTCTGTCCACCTGCGGGATATCGCCACAATCACCTACGATCACCCCCGACTGGACTACGGACGCCATCTGGACCGCCGCTACGCTATCGGCCTGGATGTGTTCAAAGAATCAGGGGCCAATACGGTAGATGTTGCGGAGCACGTAATCAGGGAAATCAACGAGATCGCCACGCTGCCGGAAATGGCGGGTATCAGTATCTACCATATGGACAACCAAGCCGAAGGCATTGTCAGCTCACTTAATGAGCTGTTGAAGGCCGGCATGATGGGTGCTTTTTTGGCCCTGGTGGTGCTCTACTTTTTCCTCCGGCGATTTACCACCACCGTCATTGTGGCATTGGCGGTTCCCTCTTCCCTGCTGATCACGCTGGGATTTCTGTTCTTTTTCAACATGTCCCTGAATATCCTGTCCATGATGGGCCTTATGCTGGCCGTAGGCATGCTGGTGGACAATGCCGTCGTGATCACTGAGAACATTCACCGGCGCCAGGAGCTGGATGGCCATTCATCCGCAACAACCATTTCGGCTGTTAAAGAGGTGGCCTTGGCTGTCACCGCGGGTACTTTCACCACAGCCATCGTCTTCTTGCCCCATATGGTCTCACCCCGGGATGAAATTTCTATAGAGGTCAAATTCGTGGCCGTCGCTATTGTGGTCGCACTGGCAGCGTCACTGGTCATCGCCCAAACGGTGGTTCCACTTCTGGCTTCGCGGATCAAGCCCAGGCCCACTGTACGAAAGCGAAACATCATTGACCGACTCCAAGGTTGGTATACTAATATTTTAGGCTGGAGCCTGCGTCACCACCGGGCCAGTATCGCCATCATGCTATTGGTATTACTCAGCGTGGTCGTGCCGATTTCTCAAGTCAAAAAGGACTTATTCGAAGAGCCAGAGAATAAACGGCTATTTTTACGCTACTACGTGAACGGTTCTTACACGGTGGAAAAGGTGGAGGAGGCTGTTAATCAGGTTGAGGAGTATCTGTTTGCTCACCAGGATGAATTTGAGATCAAATCGGTTTACAGCTTCTACCAGGGTGAGTATGCTGCTTCAACCATTATACTGAAAGACAAGAAGCTCTCGAGGCCTTTAAGCGCGATACGAAAATCCATCGAGGATGGTCTGCCCCAGTTGTCCATTGCGGTGCCCAGTTTTGAGCGCCGCCGCTCCGGTCGAGGGGAGGCGGCGGGCATCCAGCTCATTGGCAAATCAAGTGAACTGTTGGCGGAAATCTCCAGGGATATTGCCCGGATATTGGAGGATACTGAAGGCCTGGTTGATGTGCGCTCAGCGGCGGAAGCGGGAGAGAAGGAGGTTCATGTCGTCATCGACCGCGTCCGCGCCCGCCAATATGGATTTTCCACCATGCAGGTGGCCCAAACCATTTCCGCCGCCATGCGAGGCCTGAATCTGCCGCGTCTCCGCGATGAAGATGGTGAGATTGATCTGAAACTGCAATTCCAGGCAGAAGATCAAAAGACCCTCGAGGAGCTCCAGAACCTGCCTCTGTTCAATGGCACCAGTCAACCCATTAAGCTATCGGCCATAGCCGATTTCAGGGTGGGCCGCGCTCCGCGCAACATTCACCGGGAGGATCGCATCACGTCGATCAACGTCAACGCTAATCTTGACGGCATCACGCTCGATGAGGCCCGCAATAAAATCAGGGAGGCTTTAGGCCAGTACAAATTCCCGCCTGGCTACACCTGGAGCTTCGGAAGTGCCTTCAGTTATGAAGACGAAACGACCCAAACCATGATGACCAATACCCTTCTAGCACTCGCCCTGATCTACTTTGTAATGGCGGCCCTTTTCGAGTCCCTGATCTTTCCCGCAGCCATCTGGACATCTATTATCTTTGCCGTTATCGGTGTCTGGTGGTTTTTCCTCATCACCGGGACCACCTTTTCCATCATGGCCTGGTTCGGGATATTGATCCTGATGGGAGTGGTAGTGAACAACGGCATTGTGCTTATCGATCACGTGAATCAGTTACGGGCGAAGGGCATGGCCCGCAAGGAGGCCATTATCCAGGCGGGCTACGACCGCATGCGGCCCATATTGATGACCGCCGCCACCACCGTGCTGGGGCTTGTACCACTTACCCTTACCAACACACAAATTGGCGGCGATGGTCCCCCGTATTACCCCATGGCCCGGGCCATCGTCGGTGGCCTGACATTCTCAACGGTGGTGACCCTGCTGATCCTGCCTACCATCTACATTATCCTGGACGATATGCGCAATTGGTCCCGGCGGGTGATAAGGGCGGCCAAGGGATCCCGCTAGCAGCAGCAGCACGCTAAACAGTCCCCAAAGATATTGCCTGCTATCGTTCAGTTCTTGTAGCTTTACTTGCGATATTTGTATATAGGGAGGATTAATGCTCGACAACCGCAGCGGCAGTGACCGACGCAGCTTTGTAGGGCGTCGCTCTGGTCCGGATAGGCGGGTAGCCGTGGTTCCGGTCGCCGTTGATAGAAGATCCGGGCTTGACCGGCGCTCTAGGCTTGACCGGCGCTTATACTTGGATCGACGCCAAGCCGCCTTTTCTCTCAGCCAAATATTGTAATCTAGCTTCCGACGCTAAGCACCCATCCCTGCGTCTCATCCACACCAAAATACTAGCTCCACACATAGCCTCGGGGTAGGCCTTCCAGAGCCCCACGTCAACATTAAAAGGCCGGAAAACAGTGCGCTTCCCGGCCTTCTCTGCTTCGCTCGATAGATCTTCCAGAGCGCAACGAGCTGGCCAGTTTCAAACAATTGGCAGGGGCAGTATCACCGCTGTGGCCGCATCCCAGCAGGAACGAAAAAAATGTGATCTTAACCTCAGATAAAAATTTGCATATAACGATCTTCAGCTGTATACTTGGAGTGGCAGAGGATTCGCCGAGTAAAGCAATCTGAGAGGCATAGCATCATAATGATGCTATAACATATATGAGGATTGCCGAAATGGCGAATACAATAATAAGGCAGGGCTAGGAAATTTCAAGAAGGGCAAAGCGATATTTCCTTATCTTATATAAGGAGATGTAGGCGGTCATTGAACCGCTGGAGCTCTTTTCTGTTTCCAATAGAAACCCGCCGACTTTGTAACCTGTAAAACACAGTGAGGATGAGGATATGAGGAGGAAGCTACTCTCAGCTCTGGTAATTGTTTTCGTTCCCCTCTTCATTTTTGGGCAGCTACCGAGAGAGGGAGCGGTTATCAGAGGGACAGTCACCGATGCGGAGACGGGAGAGCCCCTGGTAGGCACCAACGTCCTGATCGGCGCTCTCAATATCGGTGACGCCTCCGGAAACGATGGTACTTACCGGATAACGATACCCGCCAACCTGGTCCGGGGGCAGGAGGCCGTACTAACGGCCCAGTTCATCGGCTACCACACCAGTGTGGCCACAGTCATTCTGACTCCCGGCACTATCACGCAGGACTTCAGCCTTGCCAGTGACGTACTCGGCCTGGAAGAGATCGTCGTGACAGGTGTTGTGGGCGAAATGGAAGCTGCCCGGGTTCCCTTCGCTGTGGGTCGTCTGAGCGCGGAGGACCTGGAAGTACCGGCGGTCTCTGCTGAAGGCGCCCTCCGGGGTAAGATCGCGGGTGTACGCGTCGTCAAGGCCAGTGGTCAGCCGGGCAGCTCGGCCTCTGTGCAGCTCCGGGGCGCCACCAGCATCAACGCCACCGACCGGTCTCAAGAGCCGCTTTACATTGTAGATGGGGTGATTCTGAGCGAGGGGGGCTCTATGGCCGATATTGACGCCCAGGATATCGAAAAGATCGAAGTGGTGAAAGGCGCCGCAGGAGCTTCGCTCTACGGCTCCCGGGCCGCCCACGGCGTGGTGCAAATCACCACCAAACGGGGCAAAACCGTGCCCGTCAATCAGACCCGGATCACCGTCCGGAGCGAAACAGGCTACAATGAATTGGCCAAGAAGATCGACCTGGTCTCATACCACGCGTACAAAATAGCGGAAACAAGTTACACCGATGCCAATGGCCGCGCGGTAACCCCCGGTGACTTCATTGATAAGGATGGCAATTGGCTCGATCCTCGCAGCTCGGACCGGGAGATCGAATGGTTTGATGATGCTGAGACTATCAGGTTTCAGGATAAGCCATATAAATACGTGTGTACCGGCGTACCGGACACCTTGATTGGTGGCGTATGGCATACCAGTGTGGAGGGACCCCCTACACTGCTGCCTGAGGGTGGTTTTGATCATATAGATCGGTTTTTTGATCCAGGGCAGTACCAGACGTCGTCCATTTCGGTGGCGCAGAACACGCCGTCCACTAACTTTTTCGCCTCGTTCACCAACACCCAGGAGCCTGGTGTGCTGTATAATATGGAGGGAAATAACCGCAACAGTCTGCGGGTCAACCTGGATCATAACATCCGGAGAGAGCTGGAGCTGTCGGTAAGCACCTATTACAGCCAATCCACCATGGATGAAGTGGCGGAGCGCATGGGCACTGCCAGCCCCCTCTTTGACCTCACGTTCATGCCGGTTGACGTTGACCTTTTGAAAGTGGATGAATGGGACTACGAGCGGGAGGCTCTTGGGGGTCTTTGGCTACCGACAGAGGATCAGATCTTTATTAAAGCCGATCCCACGAACA
Proteins encoded in this window:
- a CDS encoding efflux RND transporter permease subunit; protein product: MSITAFSLHRPVTTLMVFASLLLIGAISSRLLPLAFFPDLDFPGVFVTIPYPGSTPEEVERLITRPAEELLATISGVKRMVSDSRENGADIRLELDWGERTMTKALEAKEKLDGIRHLLPADVERIYVQQFSTTDQSILMFRISSNRDLSNSYDMLNRNLKRRVERLEGVGKVDLYGVEKREIRIELLLDRVMAHNVNLPRLVEDLQRSNFIVTAGRITDTGRRYLVRPIGEFTTLEEIGALTVTGTSVHLRDIATITYDHPRLDYGRHLDRRYAIGLDVFKESGANTVDVAEHVIREINEIATLPEMAGISIYHMDNQAEGIVSSLNELLKAGMMGAFLALVVLYFFLRRFTTTVIVALAVPSSLLITLGFLFFFNMSLNILSMMGLMLAVGMLVDNAVVITENIHRRQELDGHSSATTISAVKEVALAVTAGTFTTAIVFLPHMVSPRDEISIEVKFVAVAIVVALAASLVIAQTVVPLLASRIKPRPTVRKRNIIDRLQGWYTNILGWSLRHHRASIAIMLLVLLSVVVPISQVKKDLFEEPENKRLFLRYYVNGSYTVEKVEEAVNQVEEYLFAHQDEFEIKSVYSFYQGEYAASTIILKDKKLSRPLSAIRKSIEDGLPQLSIAVPSFERRRSGRGEAAGIQLIGKSSELLAEISRDIARILEDTEGLVDVRSAAEAGEKEVHVVIDRVRARQYGFSTMQVAQTISAAMRGLNLPRLRDEDGEIDLKLQFQAEDQKTLEELQNLPLFNGTSQPIKLSAIADFRVGRAPRNIHREDRITSINVNANLDGITLDEARNKIREALGQYKFPPGYTWSFGSAFSYEDETTQTMMTNTLLALALIYFVMAALFESLIFPAAIWTSIIFAVIGVWWFFLITGTTFSIMAWFGILILMGVVVNNGIVLIDHVNQLRAKGMARKEAIIQAGYDRMRPILMTAATTVLGLVPLTLTNTQIGGDGPPYYPMARAIVGGLTFSTVVTLLILPTIYIILDDMRNWSRRVIRAAKGSR